The segment CGTGAAAatgtttgaagtaaatttaaGAGGAACAAAGTTTTCCTCAAGTTCTACAGCGGTGCAGCATCTTTTAGAAAACCTGTCAAAGAAAAATCAAACAGAAATTCTTGCGGACGGTAGTTACTCTTTAGACAGAAATCCGTtaatatttcattacattttagACTTCTATTGTGAAGGCGAATTTCATCTGCCACGGAATATTTGTCCGGTGCAAGCACAGAAAGAGATGGAATTTTGGATGATTCCCATGAAGGAAATTCCTTTCTGTTGCTACGAAACATTGCATGACGACAAACAAACCGAGTACAAGGCGATAATTCTAGATGAGGGCAGTAGTGAAGGAAAACATCTCTTTACGTTAGAACGAACAGTCTACTCTAGCTCCTGTTCATTAACCAACATTCGAAGCAAACTTCTTCATGCGCTAAATCATCCACTAGAATCATGGCTAGGaaaggtacatgtaactttgaATAAAAAGGGAAGTGAACTActtgtgtatgtacatgtaggtatcaTTTTAGGCAATTTGCCATTTAAAGATAACGTTGGTTTGTTGGTTGTATATAGTTCAACGTcccgctcaagaatttttcactcatggagacgtcaccattaccggtgaaaggctacaaaatttaggcctatgctcggcgcttatggacTTCGAGAGTAATTTTGAGGGGTACATTGTAGGCAATGGTGTGCTATTATTATCAGATGCAATATATTCTTCAACTATATCAATATTTCGCAAAAATGAGGAAGTTTTAAATTGTTCTTAACTTTGTGACCTTCCTAtatatgaactttgaatatACCATATTTATTTTGAGATAGACACGATCTGGGTTACTagctcaatctcataaatcctgtaaagaatacaaaattacgagAAGGGcgaacacagacccctggaaataccagaggtggtctACATATTTGTCCATGATGCTTTCTCACAATTGGAGCCATAGAATATAGATGGCATCTACCTAAGTAcctaccccttgcttgtcgtaagaggtgactaaatgggacggttctgcggatgagaccgcaaaattcGAGGTTCCGTGTcgtagcaggtgtggcacgataaagatccatccctgctcaaattTCCGCAATTACAGCACAGGGGccaagcccgttttgggcccgaactctgcgataccataaatatagaaaggggtctaactctgaccaagataaaaaaaaaaactaaccactcgcttcaaatgcctaaaaaaaatcttaaactaggtacgctatgcgtaatttgtcgttttctttacatagattaatgttttaaccacttgcatgccaaatctcaagtcacaggttcttaaaataacaaagatacacgtcatcgttctctcgatttcacttgtttatttttactaggaatttaccggtccaggtcacggagtcgtttttcgcctatgacagcagcgaaattctgACTAGTGTGGacgatttcggacctgtcaattaaaacttcgcatcaattatacgctacttacttcctcatactttaataatgttcttcgtgtagacgttacacgacttatttttcctcagcagcatcaactgttcaCAAGATCTgtt is part of the Ostrea edulis chromosome 2, xbOstEdul1.1, whole genome shotgun sequence genome and harbors:
- the LOC125678171 gene encoding potassium voltage-gated channel protein Shal-like yields the protein MFEVNLRGTKFSSSSTAVQHLLENLSKKNQTEILADGSYSLDRNPLIFHYILDFYCEGEFHLPRNICPVQAQKEMEFWMIPMKEIPFCCYETLHDDKQTEYKAIILDEGSSEGKHLFTLERTVYSSSCSLTNIRSKLLHALNHPLESWLGKIWLFIVAVFTAVSITVFLLESSALYRVLRSGHPNNKTYELFGHNKKLLKIMITKTSYEIAFAELLSNTVLIFDFLLRFSISRKKKQFCKRLQNILEFMTEMIIYACGIFD